The sequence TAAATCTTGCCCCTTCACTGGCAAAAAACAAAATCATAATAGTCAATCTATCCGGAAGGGGAGACAAGGATGTGCAGCAGGTTGCAAAGATGAAAGGTGCAAATCTGTGAACAAAATAGAGAAAACATTCAAAAAATTAAAAGCACTGAATAAAAAAGCTCTTATACCATATATAATGGCAGGCGACCCAACCATTGGAAAGACAAAAGAACTGGTTCTTATTCTCGAATCATGCGGCGCAGATATTATCGAACTTGGAGTTCCATTCTCTGATCCGCTTGCAGACGGACCCACAATACAGCGTGCAGCAGAACGCTCATTAAACAAAGGCACAACACTCAGAAAAATCATAGGGCTTGTAAAAGACCTGCGTACAAAAACTAAAATCCCTCTTATTTTAATGACATATTACAATCCTATTTTTAAATATGGCGAAGAAGCATTCATAAAAGACGCTGAAGATGCAGGAGTCGACGGACTGATAATCCCTGATCTTCCTCCTGATGAAGCAGATGAGCTTATAAAGCTTACAAAAAAATCATCTGTTGCAATTATATTCCTTCTTGCGCCAACATCGACCACTGACAGAATAAAAAAGGTTGCAAGTAAATCAAGAGGTTTTATATATTATGTTTCGATGACAGGCATTACTGGCGCTGAACTCTCAATCGACAGCTCTCTAGGAAAATCAATAGACTCAATACGCAGACTAACTGATAAACCCATAGCAGTTGGTTTTGGAATATCAACCCCAGAAGATGCTTCATCAATAGCTGGATTCTCGGATGGTGTGATTGTAGGAAGCGCAATTGTGAAAAAGATACAGGAAAATTCTGATGAATCACTCAGGGAATTTGTAATAAGCTTAAAAAAAGCAGTAGGATAGGCTCCTATGTTAGAAAAAAAACTTGAACAGTTAAAAACTCTTATCGATCTCGCAGCTCTCATTAACTCCACTCTTGATACAAGAGAAATCAGAAAACAGGCGATAGAAGCATCAACCAGACTGCTCAATGCAGAGACAGGAAGTCTTTTGCTGATAGATCCTGAAACAGGAGAGCTTTTTTTCGAGGTTGCGCTTGGTGAAAAAGGAAACAAGCTAAAAGAGGTAAGGTTAAAAAAAGGCGAGGGAATCGGAGGATGGGTTGCCGAAAAAGGGAAACCAGTTATCATACATGATGTCCAGTCAGATACAAGATTTTTCGGGGGTGCTGATAAAAAAAGCGATTTTGTAACGAGAGATATGCTCTGCGTGCCTGTAAAAACAAAAAATAAAATTCTTGGAGTACTGCAGACAATAAATAAAAAATCAGGCAAGTTTTCAGATGATGATCTGGAGATACTCACTGCCCTGTCAAATCAAGTTGCAGTTGCAATAGAAAACGCAAATCTTTATCAGGAACTAAAAGATACCTTTTACGGCACTGCTCAGGCGCTTGCTGAGACAATAGAAAAACGTGACCCCTATACAGGCGGCCACACAAAAAGAGTTATGAATTTCAGCCTTGCAATCGGACGGATGATGGGGCTTGGCAAAGAAGAAATAGAGAATCTTAAGCTTGCAGCAATCCTTCATGATATAGGGAAAATCGGGGTAAAAGACACAATACTTCTTAAAGAGGGCAAGCTTGATCCAGAAGAATTAAAAATAATGAATATGCATCCTAAGTTTGGTTCAGATATACTAAACCATGTTAAAAAACTCAAAGATGTTATTCCGGGCATGAGAGGTCACCATGAAAAATATGACGGGACCGGCTATCCTGACGGACTCAAGTCTGATGAAATACCATTGATTGCAAGGATAATCGCAGTTGCAGACACATTTGACGCAATGACAACAGACAGGCCATACAGAAAGGCATTAACTAGTGAGACTGCATTTGATGAACTGAAGAAATGTTCAGGCAGACAGGTAGATGCGAATATTGTAGAGGCATTCTTAAGGGCATGGAAAGAGATGGAGATACTTGTATGAAATTGAAAGTACTGGGTTCTTCCGGTGCAGAATTCCCCGGATTCAATCCTCCGGGATTTCTCATTGATGGGAAACTGTTGTTTGACGCAGGCACTATAGGAGCAGGGCTCTCTGAAAACCAGCAGTGGAATATACGCTATGCTGTCTTAACACATGCGCACCTTGACCATATAAGGGGAATCCCTTTTCTTGCCGACAACATAATCATAAAAAACAAAAAGCACTTTGTAACAGTTATCGGGATTGAGAATACACTTAAAACACTCAAGGAAAATCTTTTGAACAATAAAATATGGCCTGATTTTACGGCTATACCTTCACGCAAAAATCCGGTTTTGAAACTTCTGAGAATCAAACTGAATAAAACGACAAAAGTTGACAGCTACAAATTGACTGCATATAAAGTTAATCACTCAATCCCTGCTGTAGGATACGTGCTTGAAGATAAAAACAAAAAGAGATTGCTCTACACAGGCGATACAGGCCCGACAAATGAATTATGGGAACATGAATGCAAAACAAAAATAAATGCAGCTATAATCGAGGTCTCATTCCCAAATAAAATGACTGAGTTTGCTGTGCGTATAGGGCATTTAACCCCTGCGGTATTGGTAAAAGAGATAGAAAAAATGAAAATAATTCCTGACAGGATTTTAATAACTCATCCTAAGCCTCAGCATATTAAAACAATAACAAAGGAAATAAAACTGCTCAAGATGTCTAATATCAGAATTCTAAAAGACGGAGAGGAAATAAATATCTAATGTGGTTTAAGAGAACAAAAGAACTAAAAACACTAAAGAAAGTAAAAATACCGGAAGGTCTGTGGGTAAAATGTGACAACTGCAAAGAGATTATCTACAAGAAAGAAATCGACAAGAATCTTATGGTATGTCCTAAATGCAATTATCATTTCAGGATAAGCGCAAAAGAAAGGCTCGATCTTATCACTGATGAAGGAACCTTTGCTGAATTTGATACTGATATGAAATCAGGTGATCCTATTAATTTTAAGGACACCGTGACATATCCTGAAAGAATCAAGGAGAGCCAGAAAAAAAGCGGACTTGCTGATGCTGTGTTATGCGGCAATGCTTTAATAAACGGCAATCCTGTGGTGCTTGCTGTCATGGACTTTTCATTCATGGGCGGAAGCATGGGCTCTGTTGTGGGTGAAAAAATATCAAGAGCTGCAGAAACAGCGCTCGAAAAAAAGATCCCTTTTATAAGCGTTGCCTCCTCAGGAGGCGCAAGAATGCAGGAAGGAATATTCTCGCTTATGCAGATGGCAAAGGTATCTGCAGCAGTTGGAAGACTTAAAGACAACGGAGTTCCATTTATCTCAGTTCTTGCAGACCCGACATTCGGCGGTGTTGCTGCCAGCTTTGCAATGCTTGGAGACATAATAATTGCTGAGCCAAAGAGTCTTATTGGTTTTGCAGGGCCTCGTGTTATTGAGCAGACAATCAAGCAGCAGCTTCCTGATAATTTTCAGAGAGCGGAATTTTTGCTCGAGCATGGGATGATAGATGCAGTTGTGAGCAGAGAAGATTTAAAAAATACACTCACAAAGATAATAGAGTTCTTTTCAGTAAGCAAAGTATAGCAGGCACAAAAGCTCTTTCATTCAATTATGACAGCAACGGCCAGAGGGTGAAAAAGACAACCTCAGCAGGGACTGTCATATTTCATTACGACTTGCAGGGAAAGATAATGGCAGAATCGCAGCCTACACCTACGACCCATTTGGAAGAAGGATAAAGAAAGATATAAACGGACAAGCCACTTATTATCTCTATGCTGATGAAGGATTAATCGGAGAATATGACTCAACAGGAAACATCAAAAAAGCATATGGCTGGATGCCAAACAGCATCTGGGGAACAAACCCAGTCTTTATGCTTGAAAATGGAAATTATTATTTCTATCACAATGACCATCTTGGCACACCGCAGAAGATG is a genomic window of Nitrospiraceae bacterium containing:
- the trpA gene encoding tryptophan synthase subunit alpha; the encoded protein is MNKIEKTFKKLKALNKKALIPYIMAGDPTIGKTKELVLILESCGADIIELGVPFSDPLADGPTIQRAAERSLNKGTTLRKIIGLVKDLRTKTKIPLILMTYYNPIFKYGEEAFIKDAEDAGVDGLIIPDLPPDEADELIKLTKKSSVAIIFLLAPTSTTDRIKKVASKSRGFIYYVSMTGITGAELSIDSSLGKSIDSIRRLTDKPIAVGFGISTPEDASSIAGFSDGVIVGSAIVKKIQENSDESLREFVISLKKAVG
- a CDS encoding GAF domain-containing protein: MLEKKLEQLKTLIDLAALINSTLDTREIRKQAIEASTRLLNAETGSLLLIDPETGELFFEVALGEKGNKLKEVRLKKGEGIGGWVAEKGKPVIIHDVQSDTRFFGGADKKSDFVTRDMLCVPVKTKNKILGVLQTINKKSGKFSDDDLEILTALSNQVAVAIENANLYQELKDTFYGTAQALAETIEKRDPYTGGHTKRVMNFSLAIGRMMGLGKEEIENLKLAAILHDIGKIGVKDTILLKEGKLDPEELKIMNMHPKFGSDILNHVKKLKDVIPGMRGHHEKYDGTGYPDGLKSDEIPLIARIIAVADTFDAMTTDRPYRKALTSETAFDELKKCSGRQVDANIVEAFLRAWKEMEILV
- a CDS encoding 3',5'-cyclic-nucleotide phosphodiesterase, yielding MKLKVLGSSGAEFPGFNPPGFLIDGKLLFDAGTIGAGLSENQQWNIRYAVLTHAHLDHIRGIPFLADNIIIKNKKHFVTVIGIENTLKTLKENLLNNKIWPDFTAIPSRKNPVLKLLRIKLNKTTKVDSYKLTAYKVNHSIPAVGYVLEDKNKKRLLYTGDTGPTNELWEHECKTKINAAIIEVSFPNKMTEFAVRIGHLTPAVLVKEIEKMKIIPDRILITHPKPQHIKTITKEIKLLKMSNIRILKDGEEINI
- the accD gene encoding acetyl-CoA carboxylase, carboxyltransferase subunit beta — translated: MWFKRTKELKTLKKVKIPEGLWVKCDNCKEIIYKKEIDKNLMVCPKCNYHFRISAKERLDLITDEGTFAEFDTDMKSGDPINFKDTVTYPERIKESQKKSGLADAVLCGNALINGNPVVLAVMDFSFMGGSMGSVVGEKISRAAETALEKKIPFISVASSGGARMQEGIFSLMQMAKVSAAVGRLKDNGVPFISVLADPTFGGVAASFAMLGDIIIAEPKSLIGFAGPRVIEQTIKQQLPDNFQRAEFLLEHGMIDAVVSREDLKNTLTKIIEFFSVSKV